A DNA window from Gigantopelta aegis isolate Gae_Host chromosome 4, Gae_host_genome, whole genome shotgun sequence contains the following coding sequences:
- the LOC121371113 gene encoding alpha-2Db adrenergic receptor-like — MEVLVQNATTNVTERGTVEIVIVATIHLVILFTAIGGNVAVICAIYKSNKLRDEVSNLFLVNLAITDLSSATVVMTSAFISLVANYWPLGWVWCYAVCMVNYLLIIVSMLTLCFISIDRYLAIVYPLQYISKLTKVKILLLIGYAWFHGISFSIVPVLFQWIKYDYWEYVCAIEWHEQRQKALYYVIMAFVFCFLLPGLVLMFLYCRVLKVAHEKSRRIRVMTFPATDRPKYCNSHKAIKSLLIVIVMYFLCMTPFSLTKLYKVASQKEKSLPGYLNLVSSIIAYLSSAVNPLIYGIFRKDFRQAYKLIFRKLFIQSHLARNTNNTAETSFDRSEF; from the coding sequence ATGGAAGTGTTGGTTCAGAATGCTACCACAAATGTGACTGAACGTGGGACTGTTGAAATTGTGATTGTAGCAACTATTCATCTGGTCATTTTATTCACTGCCATTGGTGGGAATGTGGCTGTAATCTGTGCCATTTACAAGTCAAACAAACTGCGTGATGAAGTTTCCAATTTGTTTTTGGTCAACTTGGCAATTACAGACCTCAGTTCTGCAACAGTTGTAATGACGAGTGCCTTTATATCGCTGGTGGCCAACTACTGGCCACTTGGCTGGGTCTGGTGCTATGCCGTGTGCATGGTAAACTACTTGCTAATCATAGTGTCTATGCTCACTCTCTGCTTCATCAGCATTGACCGATATTTAGCCATTGTCTATCCGTTACAATACATTTCGAAACTGACTAAAGTCAAAATTCTGCTTCTTATTGGCTATGCCTGGTTTCATGGAATATCCTTTTCCATCGTGCCTGTCTTGTTTCAGTGGATTAAATACGATTACTGGGAATACGTGTGTGCAATAGAGTGGCATGAACAGCGACAAAAAGCTCTCTACTATGTGATAATGGCTTTTGTGTTTTGCTTCCTATTACCAGGACTCGTCCTCATGTTTCTGTACTGCCGTGTGCTAAAGGTGGCCCACGAGAAGTCCAGGAGGATCAGAGTGATGACATTTCCTGCAACAGACCGGCCGAAATACTGCAACAGTCACAAGGCCATCAAGAGTCTGCTCATAGTCATTGTCATGTACTTTCTGTGCATGACGCCATTCAGCCTTACAAAGCTGTACAAAGTGGCTtcccagaaagaaaaaagtttgccTGGTTACCTTAACCTGGTATCCAGCATCATTGCTTACCTGTCCAGTGCTGTGAACCCTCTGATATATGGTATATTTCGTAAAGACTTCCGACAGGCATACAAACTCATTTTCAGGAAACTCTTCATTCAGAGCCATTTGGCAAGAAATACTAACAATACAGCAGAGACTTCATTCGACAGATCAGAGTTCTGA